Proteins from a genomic interval of Labrus mixtus chromosome 24, fLabMix1.1, whole genome shotgun sequence:
- the als2b gene encoding alsin isoform X1: METQRKSSEDDSEGERGLLHTWKGYSCSVTPERVLLPRPVLQVALGTRHGVLLVEGGQVYSFGELPWKQSQPLEPEKPTLESALSGQRVITIAAGSFHSGAVTEDGGVHMWGDNASGQCGLSGLSTVPNPTPVALLDSDINPPQTVPVLELACGGQHTLALSVQRDVWAWGSGCQLGLNVTVFPVWKPQKVEHLAGRYVLQVACGALHSLALVRCLGPHDLQRPHVDKCRQCNQLLYTMTDKEDHVIISDGHYCPIGVELTEDEGCLEAPAPIQILRTSPSEPVLPSQTSTSNSGSPAPSEGFEPSCDATQEKEESVLANGALAALESDSFTQSQSGVKSSPYPDEQAVKDYLQKLSDNTQVEQTAKTNTGGLHTLLPAAAGLATSNPGSALNSLVSSCASAVGERVASTYEALSLKKMMNYLPSGVPRPGGTTGDNTTDRVRLEDSTQAKKSSSTGDIREEEAEGLRRRLSLPGLLSQVSPRLLRKAGRPRMRAMALTPLGGLVPEAQDVFPTLQTEVWSWGHGEHGQLGHGDSLARLQPHCIKSLNNREVVRVVAGAHHSLALTAQSQVFSWGSNSCGQLGHMESPSTVPRLAKLSEGIRVWDVSAGERHTVLLADGDCIQPIIYYSGQQVREGEEERLAKETEEAGKEEEEQQRAGGYTQQPVLLPFCMNLRYVSNVFAGGRSCVALSDRNVMGFIASLHELASAERKIYCKMSNVKMQIIRPLLELESLSSALGQVTLGLLQTLAGRFSLLCHLTGQHAASLTANLRRGRDVKSLLVLDHSDIFLQCYKEYSSALGDFQVMGGFQCLTKPSLDFFGKTPELLQKLSECSEENPAMSDLLVALFYLPTRHLHEYGRLLLKLATCFEVCSDDYQKLQDSCSKFEALVLQLKKKRKEADYTFNFWKNFPGKMTESLRKPQRRLICESSNKALTLQNAGRFSVNWFILFNDALVHAQGVAPVKSLFSTHHVFPLATLWVEPIPEENTGIYGLKVITPEETFTLLASSPMEKAKWLRSINQAVEQALSGAGQDAASVSSGSGQKLEPPISRTASYTFYKDGRLKDAKYEGRWLTGKPHGRGVLKWPDGRIYTGSFKNGLEDGFGEFVAPNKTINKNDHYQGHWKDGKMHGLGTYRYASGEVYDGSFQDSMRHGHGMLRSGKLNTSSPSVFIGQWLQDKKTGYGVFDDITKGEKYMGMWQEHQRQGTAVVVTQFGLYYEGAFKDNKMMGTGVLLSEDDTTYEGEFSDDWTLNGKGVLTMPNGDYLEGSFNGEWGSGLKVSGSYFKPHLFDTDKDKSRVVKLGRLCVCAEDKWQAVFQECWSQLGCEAPGQGVTSKAWENIAVALTTSRLHIQDSPEILSRSHSRTLESLEFIPQHEGPINMDRYHTIRLYLIKACDTPLHPLGRLVETLVAVYRMTYVGVGANRRLLPQAVNEIKSYLNRIYQIVRFLFPDLPEEGGLIPEPTTNLQEKKEPGSTDAQPESPKPGRVVSSCALLLPVLLPRLYPPLFTLYALDKEREDDVYWECVLRLNKQPDLALLAFLGVQQKFWPVSFSVALSVLGEKQQVLSSTKDACFASAVETLQQISTTFTPSDKLQVIQLTFEEITREVQSLLKQDFLWSMDELFPVFLYVVLRARIRNLGSEVSLIEDLMDPCVQHGEHGIMFTTLKACYYQIQHEKVT; the protein is encoded by the exons CTCTGAGGATGACAGTGAAGGAGAGCGAGGTCTGCTCCACACCTGGAAGGGCTATTCCTGCAGCGTCACCCCAGAGAGGGTGCTCCTTCCCCGGCCTGTCCTTCAGGTCGCCCTGGGCACACGACATGGTGTCCTGTTGGTGGAAG GTGGGCAGGTGTACAGTTTTGGTGAGTTGCCATGGAAGCAGAGTCAACCCCTCGAGCCAGAGAAACCCACCCTGGAGAGCGCGCTCAGCGGGCAGCGGGTCATCACCATCGCTGCAGGAAGCTTCCACAGCGGAGCCGTGACAGAGGATGGAGGCGTCCACATGTGGGGGGACAACGCTTCGGGTCAGTGTGGCTTGTCAGGCCTCAGCACCGTCCCCAACCCGACACCGGTTGCTCTTCTGGACTCTGACATCAACCCGCCGCAGACGGTGCCTGTTCTGGAGCTGGCCTGCGGGGGTCAGCACACACTCGCTCTGTCTGTGCAGCGGGACGTTTGGGCGTGGGGCAGTGGCTGCCAGCTCGGCCTCAACGTTACTGTCTTCCCCGTGTGGAAGCCACAGAAGGTCGAACACTTAGCAGGCAGGTATGTGCTGCAGGTGGCCTGCGGGGCGTTGCACAGCCTCGCTTTGGTGCGCTGCCTTGGCCCGCATGATCTGCAGCGCCCCCACGTGGACAAATGCAGACAGTGTAACCAGCTGCTGTACACCATGACTGACAAAGAGGACCATGTCATCATCTCTGACGGACATTACTGCCCCATCGGTGTGGAGCTCACCGAGGACGAGGGCTGTTTGGAGGCGCCCGCACCCATACAAATCCTCAGAACGTCCCCGTCCGAGCCGGTCCTCCCCTCCCAAACATCAACCTCGAACTCAGGCTCCCCGGCGCCCTCTGAAGGCTTTGAGCCCTCCTGTGATGCCACTCAGGAAAAAGAGGAATCAGTTTTGGCTAATGGCGCGTTGGCAGCTCTGGAGTCAGACTCCTTTACTCAGTCTCAAAGCGGAGTGAAGAGTTCTCCGTATCCAGATGAACAAGCGGTCAAAGATTATCTGCAGAAACTGTCGGACAACACGCAGGTGGAGCAGACAGCGAAAACGAACACTGGAGGactgcacactctgctg CCCGCAGCAGCAGGTCTCGCCACCTCCAACCCCGGCTCTGCTCTCAACAGCCTCGTTTCTTCCTGCGCCTCAGCGGTGGGCGAGCGAGTCGCCTCCACATACGAGGCTTTATCCCTCAAAAAGATGATGAACTACCTGCCCTCAGGAGTGCCCAGGCCAGGCGGGACGACGGGCGATAACACCACAGACCGAGTCCGCCTGGAGGACTCCACACAGGCCAAGAAGAGCTCCAGCACGGGAGACATCcgcgaggaggaggcggagggtCTGCGCCGCCGTCTCTCACTGCCAGGACTCCTCTCTCAGG TCTCCCCTCGGCTGCTGAGGAAAGCTGGTCGTCCCAGGATGCGCGCCATGGCCCTCACCCCGCTGGGAGGTTTGGTCCCAGAGGCCCAGGATGTGTTTCCCACCCTGCAGACGGAGGTGTGGAGCTGGGGACACGGCGAGCACGGACAGCTGGGACATGGAGACAGTCTGGCCAG GTTACAGCCTCACTGCATCAAGAGTCTGAACAACAGGGAGGTGGTTCGAGTGGTGGCCGGTGCTCATCATTCCCTCGCCTTGACTGCTCAGTCTCAG GTGTTTTCATGGGGAAGCAACAGCTGTGGTCAGCTTGGACATATGGAGTCCCCCAGCACTGTCCCTCGCCTCGCGAAA CTGTCAGAGGGGATCCGTGTGTGGGACGTGAGTGCAGGAGAGAGACACACGGTCCTGCTTGCAGACGGAGACTGCATCCAGCCGATTATTTACTACAGCGGGCAGCaggtgagggagggggaggaggaacgCCTCGCAAAGGAAACGGAGGAAgcagggaaggaggaggaggagcagcagcgtgCGGGGGGCTACACCCAGCAGCCTGTACTGTTACCCTTCTGCATGAAC CTGCGTTATGTTAGCAACGTGTTCGCTGGCGGTCGGAGCTGCGTGGCGCTCTCAGACCGGAACGTGATGGGCTTCATCGCCAGCCTCCATGAGCTCGCATCAGCCGAGAGGAAGATTTACTGCAAAATGAGCAACGTAAAGATGCAGATCatacgccccctgctggagctGG AGTCTCTGAGTTCTGCCCTCGGTCAGGTCACCCTCGGGCTCCTGCAGACTCTGGCAGGCCGCTTCAGCCTCCTGTGTCACCTGACGGGGCAGCACGCCGCCAGCCTCACCGCCAACCTGCGCCGTGGCAGAGACGTCAAGAGCTTGCTCGTCCTGGACCACTCTGACATCTTCCTTCAGTGTTACAAGGA GTACAGCAGCGCTTTGGGCGACTTCCAGGTGATGGGAGGATTTCAGTGCCTGACCAAACCCTCACt CGATTTCTTCGGGAAGACTCCTGAGCTGCTTCAGAAACTGTCTGAGTGCAGCGAGGAAAACCCTGCCATGTCCGACCTCCTGGTGGCGCTCTTCTACCTCCCAACTCGCCATCTTCATGAATACGGACGTCTGCTGCTCAAACTGGCGACCTGCTTTGAAGTG tgctCCGATGACTACCAGAAGCTGCAGGACAGCTGCTCTAAGTTCGAAGCTCTGGTGCTCCAGCTGAAGAAGAAACGAAAAGAAGCCGACTACACCTTTAATTTCTGGAAGAACTTTCCCGGCAAGATGACG GAATCTCTGAGAAAACCTCAACGCCGCCTCATCTGTGAGAGCAGCAACAAAGCCCTGACGCTGCAGAACGCCGGCAGGTTCTCCGTCAACTGGTTCATCCTCTTCAACGACGCCCTGGTCCAtgcacag GGCGTGGCGCCTGTTAAAAGTCTT TTCTCCACCCATCACGTCTTCCCTTTGGCCACGCTGTGGGTGGAGCCAATCCCAGAGGAGAACACCGGCAT ataCGGATTAAAGGTGATCACGCCCGAGGAGACGTTTACCCTGTTGGCCTCCTCTCCCATGGAGAAG GCTAAGTGGCTTCGCTCCATAAACCAGGCGGTGGAGCAGGCGCTGAGCGGGGCGGGGCAGGACGCAGCATCAGTCAGCTCGGGGTCGGGTCAAAAGTTGGAGCCTCCCATCTCCAGGACGGCCTCGTACACTTTTTATAAAGACGGACGGCTGAAAGATGCAAAGTACGAGGGACGCTGGCTTACTGGAAAGCCACACGGCAG GGGAGTGTTGAAATGGCCTGATGGGAGAATATACACAGGGTCCTTTAAGAACGGCTTAGAGGATGG CTTTGGTGAATTTGTGGCTCCTAATAAGACGATCAACAAGAACGATCACTACCAAGGTCACTGGAAAGACGGGAAGATGCATGGTCTGGGAACATACAG ATACGCGAGCGGGGAAGTTTACGACGGATCCTTCCAGGACAGCATGCGACACGGTCACGGCATGCTGCGCAGCGGGAAGCTAAACACCTCCTCCCCCAGCGTGTTCATCGGCCAGTGGCTGCAGGACAAGAAGACTGGCTACGGAGTCTTTGACGATATCACAAA AGGGGAGAAGTACATGGGAATGTGGCAGGAGCACCAGCGTCAGGGCACCGCGGTCGTGGTCACTCAGTTTGGCCTTTACTACGAAGGAGCCTTTAAGGATAACAAGATGATG GGCACCGGGGTCCTCTTGTCCGAGGACGACACCACATACGAGGGGGAATTCTCTGACGACTGGACTCTAAATGGAAAG ggTGTGCTAACAATGCCAAATGGAGACTACCTGGAGGGCTCCTTTAACGGTGAATGGGGCTCTGGACTCAAAGTGTCGGGGTCCTACTTTAAACCACATCTGTTTGACACAGACAAGGACAAGAGCCGGGTCGT GAAGCTGgggcgcctgtgtgtgtgtgcggaggATAAGTGGCAGGCTGTGTTCCAGGAGTGTTGGAGCCAGCTAGGCTGCGAGGCGCCGGGACAAGGAGTGACCTCTAAGGCCTGGGAGAACATCGCCGTGGCCCTCACCACCAGCAGACTTCACATCCAAGACAG tCCGGAGATTCTATCTAGAAGTCACAGCAGAACTCTGGAGAGTCTGGAGTTTATCCCTCAGCATGAAGGACCAATCAACATGGATCGATATCACACCATCCGCCTCTACCTCATCAAG GCTTGTGACACACCCCTCCACCCGCTCGGCCGTCTGGTGGAGACCCTGGTGGCGGTCTACAGGATGACCTACGTGGGCGTTGGAGCGAATCGTCGACTGCTGCCTCAGGCTGTCAACGAGATCAAGTCTTATCTTAACCGCATCTACCAGATCGTCAG gtttCTTTTCCCTGACCTGCCAGAAGAGGGGGGCCTAATTCCAGAGCCGACCACCAACCTCCAGGAGAAGAAGGAGCCCGGCTCGACTGATGCCCAGCCAGAGTCACCAAAACCTGG cCGCGTGGTGAGCAGCTGCGCTCTGCTGCTCCCCGTCCTGCTGCCTCGTCTCTACCCGCCGCTCTTCACCCTCTACGCTCTGGacaaggagagggaggacgacGTGTACTGGGAGTGCGTCCTCCGTCTCAACAAGCAACCCGACCTCGCCCTGCTCGCCTTCCTGGGAGTCCAGCA AAAGTTCTggcctgtttctttttctgttgccTTGTCTGTACTTGGGGAGAAGCAGCAG gtCCTTTCCAGCACAAAAGACGCCTGTTTCGCCTCTGCAGTGGAAACATTACAACAGATCAG caCCACCTTCACGCCGTCAGACAAGCTGCAGGTGATCCAGCTCACCTTCGAGGAGATCACTCGCGAGGTTCAGTCGCTGCTCAAGCAGGACTTTTTGTGGTCCATGGACGAGCTCTTCCCCGTCTTCCTCTACGTGGTGCTGCGTGCACG AATCAGGAACTTGGGGTCTGAAGTGAGCTTGATTGAAGATCTGATGGATCCCTGCGTTCAGCACGGAGAGCACGGCATCATGTTCACAACGCTGAAG GCCTGTTACTACCAGATCCAGCATGAGAAGGTCACATAA
- the als2b gene encoding alsin isoform X2: METQRKSSEDDSEGERGLLHTWKGYSCSVTPERVLLPRPVLQVALGTRHGVLLVEGGQVYSFGELPWKQSQPLEPEKPTLESALSGQRVITIAAGSFHSGAVTEDGGVHMWGDNASGQCGLSGLSTVPNPTPVALLDSDINPPQTVPVLELACGGQHTLALSVQRDVWAWGSGCQLGLNVTVFPVWKPQKVEHLAGRYVLQVACGALHSLALVRCLGPHDLQRPHVDKCRQCNQLLYTMTDKEDHVIISDGHYCPIGVELTEDEGCLEAPAPIQILRTSPSEPVLPSQTSTSNSGSPAPSEGFEPSCDATQEKEESVLANGALAALESDSFTQSQSGVKSSPYPDEQAVKDYLQKLSDNTQVEQTAKTNTGGLHTLLPAAAGLATSNPGSALNSLVSSCASAVGERVASTYEALSLKKMMNYLPSGVPRPGGTTGDNTTDRVRLEDSTQAKKSSSTGDIREEEAEGLRRRLSLPGLLSQVSPRLLRKAGRPRMRAMALTPLGGLVPEAQDVFPTLQTEVWSWGHGEHGQLGHGDSLARLQPHCIKSLNNREVVRVVAGAHHSLALTAQSQVFSWGSNSCGQLGHMESPSTVPRLAKLSEGIRVWDVSAGERHTVLLADGDCIQPIIYYSGQQVREGEEERLAKETEEAGKEEEEQQRAGGYTQQPVLLPFCMNLRYVSNVFAGGRSCVALSDRNVMGFIASLHELASAERKIYCKMSNVKMQIIRPLLELESLSSALGQVTLGLLQTLAGRFSLLCHLTGQHAASLTANLRRGRDVKSLLVLDHSDIFLQCYKEYSSALGDFQVMGGFQCLTKPSLDFFGKTPELLQKLSECSEENPAMSDLLVALFYLPTRHLHEYGRLLLKLATCFEVCSDDYQKLQDSCSKFEALVLQLKKKRKEADYTFNFWKNFPGKMTESLRKPQRRLICESSNKALTLQNAGRFSVNWFILFNDALVHAQFSTHHVFPLATLWVEPIPEENTGIYGLKVITPEETFTLLASSPMEKAKWLRSINQAVEQALSGAGQDAASVSSGSGQKLEPPISRTASYTFYKDGRLKDAKYEGRWLTGKPHGRGVLKWPDGRIYTGSFKNGLEDGFGEFVAPNKTINKNDHYQGHWKDGKMHGLGTYRYASGEVYDGSFQDSMRHGHGMLRSGKLNTSSPSVFIGQWLQDKKTGYGVFDDITKGEKYMGMWQEHQRQGTAVVVTQFGLYYEGAFKDNKMMGTGVLLSEDDTTYEGEFSDDWTLNGKGVLTMPNGDYLEGSFNGEWGSGLKVSGSYFKPHLFDTDKDKSRVVKLGRLCVCAEDKWQAVFQECWSQLGCEAPGQGVTSKAWENIAVALTTSRLHIQDSPEILSRSHSRTLESLEFIPQHEGPINMDRYHTIRLYLIKACDTPLHPLGRLVETLVAVYRMTYVGVGANRRLLPQAVNEIKSYLNRIYQIVRFLFPDLPEEGGLIPEPTTNLQEKKEPGSTDAQPESPKPGRVVSSCALLLPVLLPRLYPPLFTLYALDKEREDDVYWECVLRLNKQPDLALLAFLGVQQKFWPVSFSVALSVLGEKQQVLSSTKDACFASAVETLQQISTTFTPSDKLQVIQLTFEEITREVQSLLKQDFLWSMDELFPVFLYVVLRARIRNLGSEVSLIEDLMDPCVQHGEHGIMFTTLKACYYQIQHEKVT, encoded by the exons CTCTGAGGATGACAGTGAAGGAGAGCGAGGTCTGCTCCACACCTGGAAGGGCTATTCCTGCAGCGTCACCCCAGAGAGGGTGCTCCTTCCCCGGCCTGTCCTTCAGGTCGCCCTGGGCACACGACATGGTGTCCTGTTGGTGGAAG GTGGGCAGGTGTACAGTTTTGGTGAGTTGCCATGGAAGCAGAGTCAACCCCTCGAGCCAGAGAAACCCACCCTGGAGAGCGCGCTCAGCGGGCAGCGGGTCATCACCATCGCTGCAGGAAGCTTCCACAGCGGAGCCGTGACAGAGGATGGAGGCGTCCACATGTGGGGGGACAACGCTTCGGGTCAGTGTGGCTTGTCAGGCCTCAGCACCGTCCCCAACCCGACACCGGTTGCTCTTCTGGACTCTGACATCAACCCGCCGCAGACGGTGCCTGTTCTGGAGCTGGCCTGCGGGGGTCAGCACACACTCGCTCTGTCTGTGCAGCGGGACGTTTGGGCGTGGGGCAGTGGCTGCCAGCTCGGCCTCAACGTTACTGTCTTCCCCGTGTGGAAGCCACAGAAGGTCGAACACTTAGCAGGCAGGTATGTGCTGCAGGTGGCCTGCGGGGCGTTGCACAGCCTCGCTTTGGTGCGCTGCCTTGGCCCGCATGATCTGCAGCGCCCCCACGTGGACAAATGCAGACAGTGTAACCAGCTGCTGTACACCATGACTGACAAAGAGGACCATGTCATCATCTCTGACGGACATTACTGCCCCATCGGTGTGGAGCTCACCGAGGACGAGGGCTGTTTGGAGGCGCCCGCACCCATACAAATCCTCAGAACGTCCCCGTCCGAGCCGGTCCTCCCCTCCCAAACATCAACCTCGAACTCAGGCTCCCCGGCGCCCTCTGAAGGCTTTGAGCCCTCCTGTGATGCCACTCAGGAAAAAGAGGAATCAGTTTTGGCTAATGGCGCGTTGGCAGCTCTGGAGTCAGACTCCTTTACTCAGTCTCAAAGCGGAGTGAAGAGTTCTCCGTATCCAGATGAACAAGCGGTCAAAGATTATCTGCAGAAACTGTCGGACAACACGCAGGTGGAGCAGACAGCGAAAACGAACACTGGAGGactgcacactctgctg CCCGCAGCAGCAGGTCTCGCCACCTCCAACCCCGGCTCTGCTCTCAACAGCCTCGTTTCTTCCTGCGCCTCAGCGGTGGGCGAGCGAGTCGCCTCCACATACGAGGCTTTATCCCTCAAAAAGATGATGAACTACCTGCCCTCAGGAGTGCCCAGGCCAGGCGGGACGACGGGCGATAACACCACAGACCGAGTCCGCCTGGAGGACTCCACACAGGCCAAGAAGAGCTCCAGCACGGGAGACATCcgcgaggaggaggcggagggtCTGCGCCGCCGTCTCTCACTGCCAGGACTCCTCTCTCAGG TCTCCCCTCGGCTGCTGAGGAAAGCTGGTCGTCCCAGGATGCGCGCCATGGCCCTCACCCCGCTGGGAGGTTTGGTCCCAGAGGCCCAGGATGTGTTTCCCACCCTGCAGACGGAGGTGTGGAGCTGGGGACACGGCGAGCACGGACAGCTGGGACATGGAGACAGTCTGGCCAG GTTACAGCCTCACTGCATCAAGAGTCTGAACAACAGGGAGGTGGTTCGAGTGGTGGCCGGTGCTCATCATTCCCTCGCCTTGACTGCTCAGTCTCAG GTGTTTTCATGGGGAAGCAACAGCTGTGGTCAGCTTGGACATATGGAGTCCCCCAGCACTGTCCCTCGCCTCGCGAAA CTGTCAGAGGGGATCCGTGTGTGGGACGTGAGTGCAGGAGAGAGACACACGGTCCTGCTTGCAGACGGAGACTGCATCCAGCCGATTATTTACTACAGCGGGCAGCaggtgagggagggggaggaggaacgCCTCGCAAAGGAAACGGAGGAAgcagggaaggaggaggaggagcagcagcgtgCGGGGGGCTACACCCAGCAGCCTGTACTGTTACCCTTCTGCATGAAC CTGCGTTATGTTAGCAACGTGTTCGCTGGCGGTCGGAGCTGCGTGGCGCTCTCAGACCGGAACGTGATGGGCTTCATCGCCAGCCTCCATGAGCTCGCATCAGCCGAGAGGAAGATTTACTGCAAAATGAGCAACGTAAAGATGCAGATCatacgccccctgctggagctGG AGTCTCTGAGTTCTGCCCTCGGTCAGGTCACCCTCGGGCTCCTGCAGACTCTGGCAGGCCGCTTCAGCCTCCTGTGTCACCTGACGGGGCAGCACGCCGCCAGCCTCACCGCCAACCTGCGCCGTGGCAGAGACGTCAAGAGCTTGCTCGTCCTGGACCACTCTGACATCTTCCTTCAGTGTTACAAGGA GTACAGCAGCGCTTTGGGCGACTTCCAGGTGATGGGAGGATTTCAGTGCCTGACCAAACCCTCACt CGATTTCTTCGGGAAGACTCCTGAGCTGCTTCAGAAACTGTCTGAGTGCAGCGAGGAAAACCCTGCCATGTCCGACCTCCTGGTGGCGCTCTTCTACCTCCCAACTCGCCATCTTCATGAATACGGACGTCTGCTGCTCAAACTGGCGACCTGCTTTGAAGTG tgctCCGATGACTACCAGAAGCTGCAGGACAGCTGCTCTAAGTTCGAAGCTCTGGTGCTCCAGCTGAAGAAGAAACGAAAAGAAGCCGACTACACCTTTAATTTCTGGAAGAACTTTCCCGGCAAGATGACG GAATCTCTGAGAAAACCTCAACGCCGCCTCATCTGTGAGAGCAGCAACAAAGCCCTGACGCTGCAGAACGCCGGCAGGTTCTCCGTCAACTGGTTCATCCTCTTCAACGACGCCCTGGTCCAtgcacag TTCTCCACCCATCACGTCTTCCCTTTGGCCACGCTGTGGGTGGAGCCAATCCCAGAGGAGAACACCGGCAT ataCGGATTAAAGGTGATCACGCCCGAGGAGACGTTTACCCTGTTGGCCTCCTCTCCCATGGAGAAG GCTAAGTGGCTTCGCTCCATAAACCAGGCGGTGGAGCAGGCGCTGAGCGGGGCGGGGCAGGACGCAGCATCAGTCAGCTCGGGGTCGGGTCAAAAGTTGGAGCCTCCCATCTCCAGGACGGCCTCGTACACTTTTTATAAAGACGGACGGCTGAAAGATGCAAAGTACGAGGGACGCTGGCTTACTGGAAAGCCACACGGCAG GGGAGTGTTGAAATGGCCTGATGGGAGAATATACACAGGGTCCTTTAAGAACGGCTTAGAGGATGG CTTTGGTGAATTTGTGGCTCCTAATAAGACGATCAACAAGAACGATCACTACCAAGGTCACTGGAAAGACGGGAAGATGCATGGTCTGGGAACATACAG ATACGCGAGCGGGGAAGTTTACGACGGATCCTTCCAGGACAGCATGCGACACGGTCACGGCATGCTGCGCAGCGGGAAGCTAAACACCTCCTCCCCCAGCGTGTTCATCGGCCAGTGGCTGCAGGACAAGAAGACTGGCTACGGAGTCTTTGACGATATCACAAA AGGGGAGAAGTACATGGGAATGTGGCAGGAGCACCAGCGTCAGGGCACCGCGGTCGTGGTCACTCAGTTTGGCCTTTACTACGAAGGAGCCTTTAAGGATAACAAGATGATG GGCACCGGGGTCCTCTTGTCCGAGGACGACACCACATACGAGGGGGAATTCTCTGACGACTGGACTCTAAATGGAAAG ggTGTGCTAACAATGCCAAATGGAGACTACCTGGAGGGCTCCTTTAACGGTGAATGGGGCTCTGGACTCAAAGTGTCGGGGTCCTACTTTAAACCACATCTGTTTGACACAGACAAGGACAAGAGCCGGGTCGT GAAGCTGgggcgcctgtgtgtgtgtgcggaggATAAGTGGCAGGCTGTGTTCCAGGAGTGTTGGAGCCAGCTAGGCTGCGAGGCGCCGGGACAAGGAGTGACCTCTAAGGCCTGGGAGAACATCGCCGTGGCCCTCACCACCAGCAGACTTCACATCCAAGACAG tCCGGAGATTCTATCTAGAAGTCACAGCAGAACTCTGGAGAGTCTGGAGTTTATCCCTCAGCATGAAGGACCAATCAACATGGATCGATATCACACCATCCGCCTCTACCTCATCAAG GCTTGTGACACACCCCTCCACCCGCTCGGCCGTCTGGTGGAGACCCTGGTGGCGGTCTACAGGATGACCTACGTGGGCGTTGGAGCGAATCGTCGACTGCTGCCTCAGGCTGTCAACGAGATCAAGTCTTATCTTAACCGCATCTACCAGATCGTCAG gtttCTTTTCCCTGACCTGCCAGAAGAGGGGGGCCTAATTCCAGAGCCGACCACCAACCTCCAGGAGAAGAAGGAGCCCGGCTCGACTGATGCCCAGCCAGAGTCACCAAAACCTGG cCGCGTGGTGAGCAGCTGCGCTCTGCTGCTCCCCGTCCTGCTGCCTCGTCTCTACCCGCCGCTCTTCACCCTCTACGCTCTGGacaaggagagggaggacgacGTGTACTGGGAGTGCGTCCTCCGTCTCAACAAGCAACCCGACCTCGCCCTGCTCGCCTTCCTGGGAGTCCAGCA AAAGTTCTggcctgtttctttttctgttgccTTGTCTGTACTTGGGGAGAAGCAGCAG gtCCTTTCCAGCACAAAAGACGCCTGTTTCGCCTCTGCAGTGGAAACATTACAACAGATCAG caCCACCTTCACGCCGTCAGACAAGCTGCAGGTGATCCAGCTCACCTTCGAGGAGATCACTCGCGAGGTTCAGTCGCTGCTCAAGCAGGACTTTTTGTGGTCCATGGACGAGCTCTTCCCCGTCTTCCTCTACGTGGTGCTGCGTGCACG AATCAGGAACTTGGGGTCTGAAGTGAGCTTGATTGAAGATCTGATGGATCCCTGCGTTCAGCACGGAGAGCACGGCATCATGTTCACAACGCTGAAG GCCTGTTACTACCAGATCCAGCATGAGAAGGTCACATAA